One window from the genome of Amycolatopsis sp. NBC_01480 encodes:
- a CDS encoding ATP-dependent Clp protease ATP-binding subunit, with amino-acid sequence MFERFTDRARRVVVLAQEEARMLNHNYIGTEHILLGLIHEGEGVAAKALESLGIALEGVRQQVEEIIGQGQQAPSGHIPFTPRAKKVLELSLREALQLGHNYIGTEHILLGLIREGEGVAAQVLVKLGADLNRVRQQVLQLLSGYQTGEKSTESGSGRGEGTPSSSLVLDQFGRNMTVLAREGKLDPVIGRGKEIERVMQVLSRRTKNNPVLIGEPGVGKTAVVEGLAQSIVKGEVPETLKDKQLYTLDLGSLVAGSRYRGDFEERLKKVLKEIKTRGDIILFIDELHTLVGAGAAEGAIDAASILKPMLARGELQTIGATTLEEYRKYIEKDAALERRFQPIQVGEPSLEHTIEILKGLRDRYEAHHRVSITDSALVAAATLADRYINDRFLPDKAIDLIDEAGARMRIRRMTAPPDLREFDEKIADVRRDKESAIDAQDFERAARLRDEEKTLLGQKGEREKQWKDGDLDVVAEVDDEQIAEVLANWTGIPVFKLTEEETTRLLRMEEELHKRIIGQEDAVKAVSQAIRRTRAGLKDPKRPSGSFIFAGPSGVGKTELSKALAAFLFGEDDALIQIDMGEFHDRYTASRLFGAPPGYVGYEEGGQLTEKVRRKPFSVVLFDEIEKAHQEIYNTLLQVLEDGRLTDGQGRTVDFKNTVLIFTSNLGTSDISKSVSLGFSSGADVSNRYEKMKQKVNEEMKKHFRPEFLNRIDDIIVFHQLTQDQIIQMVDLMIGRVEKQLKAKDMEIELTGKAKSLLAKRGFDPVLGARPLRRTIQREIEDQLSEKILFGEIEAGQIILVDVEGWSGNPEDRDDEAHFTFRGEKRPSSVPDAPPVSIGAAGHEENRESETD; translated from the coding sequence ATGTTTGAGAGGTTCACCGACCGCGCGAGGCGGGTGGTCGTCCTGGCCCAAGAAGAGGCCCGGATGCTCAACCACAACTACATCGGCACCGAGCACATCCTCCTGGGTCTGATCCACGAGGGTGAGGGTGTCGCCGCCAAGGCGCTCGAGTCGCTGGGCATTGCCCTCGAGGGAGTGCGCCAGCAGGTCGAAGAGATCATCGGCCAGGGTCAGCAGGCGCCGAGCGGGCACATCCCGTTCACGCCGCGGGCGAAGAAGGTGCTGGAGCTGTCGCTGCGCGAAGCGCTGCAGCTCGGCCACAACTACATCGGCACGGAGCACATCCTGCTCGGGCTGATCCGCGAGGGCGAGGGCGTCGCCGCACAGGTGCTCGTCAAGCTCGGCGCGGACCTGAACCGGGTGCGCCAGCAGGTGCTGCAGCTCCTGTCGGGCTACCAGACCGGCGAGAAGTCGACCGAGTCCGGCTCCGGCCGCGGCGAGGGCACGCCGTCGTCGTCGCTGGTGCTCGACCAGTTCGGCCGCAACATGACCGTGCTCGCCCGCGAGGGCAAGCTCGACCCGGTCATCGGGCGCGGCAAGGAGATCGAGCGGGTCATGCAGGTGCTGTCCCGCCGGACCAAGAACAACCCGGTCCTGATCGGCGAGCCCGGCGTCGGCAAGACCGCCGTCGTCGAGGGGCTGGCGCAGTCCATCGTCAAGGGCGAGGTGCCCGAGACGCTGAAGGACAAGCAGCTCTACACGCTGGACCTGGGCTCGCTGGTCGCCGGCTCGCGGTACCGCGGTGACTTCGAAGAGCGCCTGAAGAAGGTGCTCAAGGAGATCAAGACCCGCGGCGACATCATCCTGTTCATCGACGAGCTGCACACGCTCGTCGGCGCGGGTGCCGCCGAGGGTGCCATCGACGCGGCTTCGATCCTGAAGCCGATGCTGGCCCGCGGTGAGCTGCAGACGATCGGCGCGACCACGCTCGAGGAGTACCGCAAGTACATCGAGAAGGACGCCGCGCTGGAGCGCCGCTTCCAGCCGATCCAGGTCGGCGAGCCGTCGCTCGAGCACACGATCGAGATCCTCAAGGGACTGCGGGACCGGTACGAGGCGCACCACCGCGTCTCGATCACCGACTCGGCGCTGGTCGCGGCCGCCACGCTGGCCGACCGGTACATCAACGACCGGTTCCTGCCGGACAAGGCGATCGACCTGATCGACGAGGCCGGCGCCCGGATGCGCATCCGCCGCATGACCGCGCCGCCGGACCTGCGCGAGTTCGACGAGAAGATCGCCGACGTCCGCCGGGACAAGGAGTCCGCGATAGACGCGCAGGACTTCGAGCGGGCCGCCCGCCTGCGTGACGAGGAGAAGACGCTCCTCGGCCAGAAGGGCGAGCGGGAGAAGCAGTGGAAGGACGGCGACCTCGACGTCGTCGCCGAGGTCGACGACGAGCAGATCGCGGAGGTGCTGGCCAACTGGACCGGCATCCCGGTGTTCAAGCTGACCGAGGAGGAGACCACCCGGCTGCTGCGCATGGAGGAAGAGCTCCACAAGCGCATCATCGGGCAGGAGGACGCGGTCAAGGCCGTGTCCCAGGCGATCCGCCGTACCCGCGCCGGGTTGAAGGACCCGAAGCGGCCGTCGGGCTCGTTCATCTTCGCCGGCCCGTCCGGTGTCGGTAAGACCGAGCTGTCGAAGGCGCTCGCGGCGTTCCTGTTCGGCGAGGACGACGCGCTCATCCAGATCGACATGGGCGAGTTCCACGACCGCTACACCGCCTCGCGGCTCTTCGGTGCCCCTCCCGGGTACGTCGGCTACGAAGAGGGCGGCCAGCTGACCGAGAAGGTGCGGCGCAAGCCGTTCTCGGTGGTGCTGTTCGACGAGATCGAGAAGGCGCACCAGGAGATCTACAACACGCTCCTGCAGGTGCTGGAAGACGGCCGCCTGACCGATGGCCAGGGCCGGACCGTCGACTTCAAGAACACGGTGCTGATCTTCACCTCGAACCTGGGCACGTCGGACATCTCCAAGTCCGTCAGCCTCGGCTTCTCTTCCGGAGCGGACGTTTCGAACCGCTACGAGAAGATGAAGCAGAAGGTCAACGAGGAAATGAAGAAGCATTTCCGGCCGGAGTTCCTGAACCGGATCGATGACATCATCGTGTTCCACCAGCTGACCCAGGACCAGATCATCCAGATGGTCGACCTGATGATCGGGCGGGTGGAGAAGCAGCTCAAGGCCAAGGACATGGAGATCGAGCTGACCGGGAAGGCGAAGTCGCTGCTGGCCAAGCGCGGGTTCGACCCGGTGCTGGGCGCGCGGCCGCTGCGTCGCACGATCCAGCGCGAGATCGAGGACCAGCTCTCGGAGAAGATCCTCTTCGGCGAGATCGAGGCCGGCCAGATCATCCTGGTCGACGTCGAAGGCTGGAGCGGCAACCCCGAGGACCGCGACGACGAAGCCCACTTCACCTTCCGTGGTGAGAAGCGCCCGTCGTCCGTCCCGGACGCGCCGCCGGTTTCCATCGGGGCCGCGGGCCACGAGGAGAACCGGGAGTCCGAAACGGACTGA
- a CDS encoding (2Fe-2S)-binding protein: MNQQRSFRDARDVGDGLASSLLRVGGLQERGELRRDVPAGWFRCADLLARPVLFDEWREVLSTWLTGEHGSAPSQTTASYVMSWYLHVPAYVGALLLHHERRVPSLKPERLAFGLGEDRPHPEGMAVLGDDFYCLPTDPGSARPEATVVRDERALAGVLRAQYVAHAAQFVRAYAPGTRLGRRMLWAAATDALDNSLWWAGRQGGTPDAEGAGVADAALVLDKRHRPLTSASTLRLTDGPDGHREWARRRESCCFSYLLPGEAECGECPRVCSR, translated from the coding sequence GTGAACCAGCAGCGGTCCTTCCGCGATGCCCGCGATGTCGGTGACGGCCTCGCCTCCTCGTTGCTGCGGGTCGGGGGGCTGCAGGAGCGCGGGGAGCTGCGACGCGACGTGCCGGCCGGCTGGTTCCGCTGCGCCGACCTGCTCGCGCGGCCGGTGCTGTTCGACGAATGGCGCGAGGTGCTGTCGACGTGGCTGACCGGCGAGCACGGGTCGGCGCCGTCGCAGACCACCGCCAGCTACGTCATGTCCTGGTACCTCCACGTGCCCGCGTACGTCGGCGCGCTGCTGCTGCACCACGAGCGCCGGGTTCCTTCCCTGAAACCGGAACGCCTCGCGTTCGGCCTCGGCGAAGACCGCCCGCACCCGGAGGGGATGGCGGTGCTGGGCGACGACTTCTACTGCCTGCCCACCGATCCGGGTTCGGCGCGGCCGGAGGCCACGGTGGTGCGTGACGAGCGCGCGCTGGCCGGCGTGCTGCGGGCCCAGTACGTGGCCCACGCCGCCCAGTTCGTCCGCGCGTACGCGCCGGGCACCCGGCTCGGCCGCCGCATGCTGTGGGCCGCCGCGACGGACGCGCTGGACAACTCGCTCTGGTGGGCCGGCCGCCAAGGCGGCACCCCGGACGCGGAAGGCGCGGGCGTCGCCGACGCGGCCCTGGTCCTCGACAAGCGTCACCGTCCGTTGACCTCGGCGTCGACCCTGCGGCTGACCGACGGCCCGGACGGGCACCGCGAGTGGGCTCGCCGTCGCGAGAGCTGCTGCTTCTCCTACCTGCTGCCCGGCGAGGCCGAGTGCGGAGAGTGCCCGCGGGTCTGCTCCCGCTGA
- a CDS encoding histone-like nucleoid-structuring protein Lsr2: MAQKVLVSLVDDLDGSEAEETLEFGLDGVSYQIDLSSENAEELRDALAQYVEHARRAGGRKRAALRPVAGGKAAARPATVDREQNQAIRSWARKNGYQVSDRGRIPSEVVEAYHKKN, encoded by the coding sequence ATGGCACAGAAGGTGCTGGTCTCGCTGGTTGATGACCTCGACGGCAGTGAGGCCGAAGAGACTCTCGAGTTCGGTTTGGATGGCGTGAGCTACCAGATCGACTTGTCCTCGGAAAACGCCGAGGAGTTGCGCGACGCGCTCGCCCAGTACGTCGAGCACGCGCGCCGCGCCGGTGGCCGTAAGCGCGCGGCCCTTCGTCCGGTCGCGGGCGGGAAGGCGGCGGCGCGGCCGGCCACCGTCGACCGCGAGCAGAACCAGGCGATTCGCTCCTGGGCGCGGAAGAACGGCTACCAGGTTTCCGATCGCGGACGCATCCCGTCCGAGGTCGTGGAGGCTTACCACAAGAAGAACTGA
- the lysS gene encoding lysine--tRNA ligase, protein MTEFPASDALPDDDLPEQMRVRRDKRDRIIAEGADPYPVEVPRTHSLAEIRAAHSDLPADTSTGQTVGVTGRVMFLRNTGKLCFATLREGGGTELQAMISLAKVGEQALAAWKSDVDLGDHVFVEGEVITSKRGELSVMADKWQLTSKALRPLPVAHKELAEETRIRQRYVDLILRDRARDVVRTRAGVVRSLRESFHRRGFTEVETPMLQTLHGGAAARPFVTHSNAFDLDLYLRIAPELYLKRCVVGGIEKVFEINRNFRNEGSDSSHSPEFAMLEYYEAYATYDTNAVMTRELIQEAAENVLGTQIVTLADGTEYDLSGEWTTLGMYESLSAALGEEVTPETPAEALHKFAEARAIEVDPKLAHGKLVEELWEHLVGDDLQAPTFVRDFPLETSPLTRQHRTRAGVAEKWDLYIRGFELATGYSELVDPVVERQRLTEQSRLAAGGDSEAMPLDEDFLRALEYGMPPSGGVGMGVDRLLMALTGLGIRETILFPLVRPE, encoded by the coding sequence ATGACCGAATTCCCCGCGTCCGACGCGCTGCCCGATGACGACCTGCCCGAACAGATGCGGGTCCGCCGGGACAAGCGCGACCGGATAATCGCGGAGGGTGCCGATCCTTACCCCGTCGAGGTTCCCCGCACCCACTCGCTGGCCGAGATCCGGGCGGCGCATTCGGATCTCCCGGCCGACACCAGCACTGGTCAGACGGTCGGCGTCACCGGCAGGGTGATGTTTCTCCGCAATACGGGCAAACTGTGTTTCGCCACTCTTCGTGAGGGCGGGGGCACGGAACTGCAGGCGATGATCAGCCTCGCGAAGGTCGGCGAGCAGGCGCTCGCGGCGTGGAAGTCCGATGTCGATCTCGGTGACCACGTATTCGTCGAGGGCGAGGTGATCACTTCCAAGCGCGGTGAGCTTTCCGTGATGGCGGACAAGTGGCAGCTCACGTCCAAGGCGTTGCGCCCGCTGCCCGTCGCGCACAAGGAGCTGGCCGAGGAAACGCGAATCCGGCAGCGTTATGTCGACCTGATTCTGCGCGACCGCGCCCGTGATGTGGTGCGCACCCGCGCCGGCGTCGTGCGCTCGTTGCGCGAGTCGTTCCACCGGCGTGGATTCACCGAGGTCGAGACGCCGATGTTGCAGACCTTGCACGGCGGCGCCGCGGCCCGGCCTTTCGTCACGCATTCGAATGCGTTCGACCTCGACCTGTACCTCCGGATCGCGCCCGAGCTGTACCTCAAGCGCTGTGTGGTCGGCGGGATCGAGAAGGTTTTCGAGATCAACCGGAACTTCCGCAACGAGGGCAGCGACTCCTCGCACTCGCCCGAGTTCGCGATGCTGGAGTACTACGAGGCCTACGCCACGTACGACACCAATGCGGTGATGACGCGCGAGCTGATCCAGGAGGCCGCGGAGAACGTCCTCGGCACCCAGATCGTCACGCTCGCGGATGGTACGGAGTACGACCTTTCCGGCGAATGGACGACGCTCGGGATGTACGAGTCGCTCTCCGCCGCGCTTGGTGAAGAAGTGACGCCGGAGACGCCGGCCGAGGCACTGCACAAGTTCGCCGAAGCGCGGGCTATCGAGGTCGATCCGAAGCTCGCGCACGGCAAACTCGTGGAAGAACTGTGGGAACACCTCGTCGGCGACGATCTTCAGGCTCCCACTTTTGTCCGTGATTTTCCGCTGGAGACCTCCCCGCTGACCAGGCAGCACCGCACCCGTGCGGGGGTCGCGGAGAAGTGGGACCTCTACATACGCGGTTTCGAACTCGCGACCGGTTACTCCGAACTGGTGGACCCGGTGGTGGAACGCCAGCGGCTCACGGAACAGTCCCGGCTGGCCGCCGGGGGCGATAGCGAAGCCATGCCTCTCGACGAAGATTTCCTCCGGGCGCTCGAGTACGGAATGCCCCCGAGCGGCGGTGTCGGAATGGGTGTCGACCGGCTGCTGATGGCGCTGACCGGGCTCGGTATCCGGGAGACGATCCTCTTCCCGCTCGTCCGGCCCGAATAG
- a CDS encoding class I SAM-dependent methyltransferase, which yields MTEPTHDPELHSRRASSFGEEAAAYAEHRPDYPRAALAWALEGVAHPAKDALDLAAGTGKLTQGLVELGVSVTAVEPDPGMLAELTRLLPDVTALLGKAEEIPLPDASVDAVFIGQALHWFDLEPAFAEIARVLRPGGIVLPLWNHDDVSVSWVAEFSAIVRSGVSQAWASGERTLDTPPGFAPFEENRFNHAQRRTVDSLLATVSTHSHLLVAEPAERDRVLTAAREYLLSNPATGNGEFDLPLLTTAFRARRL from the coding sequence GTGACCGAACCCACGCATGACCCGGAACTGCACTCCCGGCGCGCCTCGTCGTTCGGCGAAGAGGCGGCCGCGTACGCCGAGCACCGGCCCGATTACCCGCGGGCGGCGCTGGCCTGGGCCCTGGAAGGCGTGGCCCATCCGGCGAAAGACGCGCTGGACCTGGCGGCGGGCACGGGAAAGCTCACCCAGGGGCTGGTGGAGCTGGGCGTTTCCGTGACGGCGGTGGAGCCGGACCCGGGCATGCTGGCCGAGCTGACCCGGCTGCTGCCGGACGTCACCGCGCTGCTCGGCAAGGCCGAGGAGATCCCGCTGCCCGACGCGTCGGTGGACGCGGTGTTCATCGGCCAGGCGCTGCACTGGTTCGACCTGGAGCCGGCGTTCGCCGAGATAGCGCGGGTGCTGCGGCCGGGCGGGATCGTGCTGCCGCTGTGGAACCACGACGACGTGAGCGTGTCGTGGGTCGCCGAGTTCTCCGCCATCGTGCGCAGTGGCGTCAGCCAGGCTTGGGCCAGCGGTGAGCGGACGCTGGACACGCCGCCGGGTTTCGCGCCGTTCGAGGAGAACCGGTTCAACCACGCGCAACGGCGGACCGTCGACTCGCTGCTGGCCACGGTTTCCACCCATTCGCACCTGCTGGTCGCCGAGCCGGCCGAGCGCGACCGCGTTCTCACCGCGGCACGCGAGTACCTGCTCTCCAACCCGGCCACCGGAAACGGCGAGTTCGACCTGCCGCTGCTGACCACCGCGTTCCGCGCCCGGCGGCTCTGA
- a CDS encoding DMT family transporter, with translation MSWLVLIVSGVLETVWAAALGAAKGFSRPIPIITFAVALLLSMSGLAYALRTIPLGTGYAVWVGIGAVGTAVYGIVAQHDPASFGRIACLVLIVAGVVGLKVLH, from the coding sequence ATGTCCTGGCTCGTGCTCATCGTCTCCGGCGTACTCGAAACCGTCTGGGCCGCCGCACTCGGCGCCGCCAAGGGTTTCAGCCGCCCCATCCCGATCATCACCTTCGCCGTCGCGCTGCTGCTCAGCATGAGCGGCCTGGCGTACGCACTGCGCACCATCCCGCTCGGCACCGGTTACGCGGTGTGGGTCGGGATCGGCGCGGTGGGGACCGCCGTCTACGGCATCGTGGCCCAGCACGACCCGGCGTCGTTCGGCCGGATCGCCTGCCTGGTGCTGATCGTCGCCGGCGTGGTCGGGCTGAAGGTGCTGCACTGA
- a CDS encoding IS110 family transposase gives MAKLPGKTQPAPVTADAAATGQVITAGVDTHRDFHWAAVKNTLGQVLGTRRFAATGAGYQALLAWLRGFGTVTAVGVEGTGSYGAGLTRYLTGEHVRVVEVNRPNRQKRRRQGKTDPLDAISAAAATQSGDATAAPKLRTGPIESVRVLRGTRDTWIKARTAAWNTLRALLVTAPDDLREQLTGLTPARLLAACLALPGTDNTGTGLAHALLDAGTATRIALHDLATMISHYDQAVTRLNTQLTALITLIAPRTLAQHGLGPDTTGQLLITAGNNPDRLRSEPAFAMLTGTAPHQASSGLTDRHRLNRGGDRHANAALYRITITRMATHQPTRDYVTTHRTPNRSNGKHIIRKLKRYIARNIYPHLTADLAALQHLTP, from the coding sequence ATGGCAAAACTCCCCGGTAAAACCCAGCCCGCCCCTGTCACAGCCGATGCCGCGGCCACCGGGCAGGTGATCACGGCGGGGGTGGACACCCATCGTGACTTCCACTGGGCCGCGGTGAAGAACACGCTCGGGCAGGTGCTGGGCACCCGCCGGTTCGCCGCGACCGGTGCCGGCTACCAGGCACTGCTGGCCTGGTTGCGTGGCTTCGGCACGGTCACCGCGGTCGGGGTGGAGGGCACCGGCTCCTACGGGGCCGGGCTGACCCGCTACCTGACCGGTGAGCACGTCCGGGTGGTGGAGGTCAACCGGCCGAACCGGCAGAAACGACGCCGGCAAGGCAAGACAGACCCGCTGGACGCGATCAGCGCCGCCGCGGCGACGCAGTCCGGCGACGCCACCGCCGCCCCTAAACTCCGCACCGGCCCGATCGAGTCGGTGCGGGTGCTGCGCGGCACCCGCGACACCTGGATCAAAGCCCGCACCGCCGCCTGGAACACCCTGCGCGCCCTGCTCGTCACCGCACCCGACGATCTGCGCGAACAGCTCACCGGACTCACCCCGGCACGGCTGCTGGCAGCCTGCCTGGCCCTGCCCGGCACCGACAACACCGGCACCGGCCTCGCCCACGCCCTGCTCGACGCCGGCACCGCCACCCGCATCGCGCTGCACGATCTCGCCACCATGATCAGCCACTACGACCAGGCCGTCACCCGGCTCAACACCCAGCTCACCGCCCTGATCACCCTCATCGCGCCCCGCACCCTCGCCCAGCACGGCCTCGGCCCCGACACCACCGGCCAACTGCTCATCACCGCCGGCAACAACCCCGACCGCCTCCGCAGCGAACCCGCCTTCGCCATGCTCACCGGCACCGCACCCCACCAAGCCAGCTCAGGCCTCACCGACCGGCACCGACTCAACCGCGGCGGCGACCGCCACGCCAACGCCGCCCTCTACCGCATCACCATCACCCGCATGGCCACCCACCAACCCACCCGCGACTACGTCACCACACACCGAACACCCAACCGCAGCAACGGAAAACACATCATCCGCAAACTCAAACGCTACATCGCCCGCAACATCTACCCACACCTCACAGCAGACCTCGCCGCCCTCCAACACCTCACCCCTTGA
- a CDS encoding type III pantothenate kinase — MLLTVDVGNTNIVLGLYEGQTLVGDWRMRTDARITADELALTMRGLLGAHADAVTGISALSTVPAVLRELRVMLGRYYARLPKIVVEPGVRTGVPLLVDNPKEVGADRLVNTLAAHHLHATACVVVDFGTSTNVDAISAKGEFLGGAFAPGIEISVDALAARAAALRKVELVPPRSVIGKNTVECLQSGILYGFAGQVDGLVRRIVRELEPDGDRPVAVIATGGLAPLVLGESETIKEHVPDLTLMGLRLVYERNVR; from the coding sequence GTGCTGCTCACCGTCGACGTCGGCAACACCAACATCGTGCTCGGCCTGTACGAGGGGCAGACGCTCGTCGGCGACTGGCGCATGCGCACCGACGCGCGCATCACCGCCGACGAGCTCGCGCTGACCATGCGCGGCCTGCTCGGCGCGCACGCCGACGCGGTCACGGGCATCAGCGCGCTGTCCACGGTCCCGGCGGTGCTGCGCGAACTGCGCGTGATGCTGGGCCGTTATTACGCGCGGCTGCCGAAGATCGTCGTCGAGCCGGGGGTGCGCACGGGCGTGCCCCTGCTCGTCGACAATCCCAAGGAGGTCGGCGCCGACCGGCTGGTGAACACGCTCGCCGCCCACCACCTGCACGCCACGGCTTGTGTGGTGGTCGACTTCGGCACGTCCACGAACGTCGACGCGATCTCCGCCAAGGGCGAGTTCCTCGGCGGCGCGTTCGCGCCCGGCATCGAGATCTCGGTGGACGCGCTGGCCGCGCGCGCCGCGGCGCTGCGCAAGGTGGAGCTGGTGCCGCCGCGGTCGGTGATCGGCAAGAACACCGTGGAGTGCCTGCAATCCGGCATCCTCTACGGCTTCGCGGGCCAGGTCGACGGCCTCGTCCGCCGGATCGTGCGCGAGCTGGAGCCCGACGGCGACCGGCCGGTCGCGGTGATCGCGACCGGCGGCCTCGCGCCGCTGGTGCTCGGCGAGTCCGAGACGATCAAGGAGCACGTGCCGGACCTGACCCTGATGGGCCTACGGCTGGTGTACGAGCGCAATGTGCGCTGA
- the panD gene encoding aspartate 1-decarboxylase — translation MYRTMLKSKIHRATVTQADLHYVGSVTVDEDLMEAADLLPGEQVSIVDVTNGARLETYVIKGERGSGVLGINGAAAHLVHPGDLVILISYGQMDNAEAAGYEPRVVFVSEDNRIVERGADPAHVPEGSGLLSGTVLLPDEDIIAFPVAETADARRLDALLHAES, via the coding sequence ATGTACCGCACGATGCTGAAATCCAAGATCCACCGGGCCACGGTGACCCAGGCGGATCTGCACTACGTGGGGTCGGTGACCGTCGACGAGGACCTGATGGAGGCCGCCGACCTGCTGCCCGGCGAGCAGGTGTCCATTGTGGACGTCACCAACGGGGCCCGCCTCGAGACGTACGTGATCAAGGGCGAGCGGGGCAGCGGCGTGCTCGGCATCAACGGCGCCGCCGCGCACCTGGTGCACCCGGGCGACCTGGTCATCCTCATCTCCTACGGGCAGATGGACAACGCCGAGGCGGCCGGGTACGAGCCGCGGGTGGTGTTCGTCTCCGAGGACAACCGGATCGTCGAACGGGGCGCGGACCCGGCGCACGTGCCGGAGGGGTCCGGGCTGCTGTCGGGCACCGTGCTGCTGCCGGACGAGGACATCATCGCGTTCCCGGTGGCGGAGACGGCCGACGCGCGCCGCCTCGACGCGCTGCTGCACGCGGAAAGCTGA
- the panC gene encoding pantoate--beta-alanine ligase — MTTPKFQRGTLNTFQPPEHISQVSQALRAVGRKVALVPTMGALHDGHRELLRRAKRLPNTIVAASIFVNPLQFGEGEDFEAYPRPLDVDLATLADAGVELAFTPKASDLYVEGAAVTVHPGPLGDELEGAARPGHFSGVLTVVAKLLNLLRPDYAFFGEKDYQQLVLIKRMVRDLNIPTHVIGVPTVRERDGLALSSRNVYLTPEQREDAVVLSAALSAGAHVGRDGAEAVLDVACRTLAARPQVAVDYLELRGTDLGPALVDGEARLLIAARVGSTRLIDNVGLLLGNAVEHPSVELDAGE; from the coding sequence GTGACCACACCGAAGTTCCAGCGCGGCACGTTGAACACGTTCCAGCCGCCCGAGCACATCAGCCAGGTGAGCCAGGCGCTGCGCGCTGTCGGCCGCAAGGTCGCGCTCGTGCCGACGATGGGCGCCCTGCACGACGGGCACCGCGAGCTGCTGCGCCGCGCGAAGCGGCTGCCGAACACGATCGTCGCCGCGTCGATCTTCGTGAACCCGCTGCAGTTCGGCGAGGGCGAGGACTTCGAGGCCTACCCGCGCCCGCTGGACGTCGACCTCGCCACTCTCGCCGACGCCGGCGTCGAGCTGGCCTTCACGCCCAAGGCGTCGGACCTGTACGTCGAGGGCGCGGCCGTCACCGTGCACCCCGGCCCGCTCGGCGACGAGCTGGAGGGCGCCGCGCGGCCCGGCCACTTCTCCGGTGTGCTGACCGTCGTGGCGAAGCTGCTCAACCTGCTGCGCCCGGACTACGCGTTCTTCGGGGAGAAGGACTACCAGCAGCTGGTGCTGATCAAGCGGATGGTGCGGGACCTGAACATCCCCACCCACGTGATCGGGGTGCCGACAGTGCGCGAGCGGGACGGGCTCGCGCTTTCTTCACGCAACGTCTACCTGACGCCGGAGCAGCGGGAGGACGCCGTGGTGCTTTCCGCGGCGCTGTCCGCGGGGGCGCACGTCGGGCGCGACGGGGCGGAAGCGGTTTTGGACGTGGCCTGCCGGACTCTGGCCGCGCGTCCCCAGGTGGCGGTGGACTACCTGGAATTGAGGGGAACCGATCTCGGGCCGGCGCTCGTCGACGGTGAGGCACGGCTGCTGATCGCCGCCCGGGTGGGGAGCACCCGGCTGATCGACAACGTGGGACTGCTGCTCGGAAACGCGGTGGAGCATCCGAGCGTGGAGCTGGACGCAGGGGAATAA
- a CDS encoding Rossmann-like and DUF2520 domain-containing protein produces the protein MNRPARLAVGVVSTGRVGSVLGAALARAGHTVVAASGLSAASVARAERLLPGVPLLPPDEVVRRADLVLLALPDDTLAGMLRGLVATESLRAGQIVVHTSGAHGVDVLAPAAEAGALPLALHPVMTFTGRPEDLERLATASIGVTATAEDEAAWNVGEALAVEMGAEPVRIPEAARALYHAALAHGSNHLMTLVADCTELLRQAGIGQAERLVAPLLSAALDNVLRHGDRAFTGPVARGDLGTVRKHLAVLTEASPEIAPAYRALARRTAERSRAAGQLDPAAATELTELLDDPAEGQNP, from the coding sequence GTGAACCGGCCCGCCCGCCTCGCCGTGGGCGTCGTGTCGACCGGCCGGGTCGGCAGCGTGCTCGGCGCGGCGCTGGCCCGCGCGGGCCACACCGTGGTCGCCGCGTCCGGGCTGTCCGCGGCGTCCGTCGCCCGGGCCGAGCGGCTGCTCCCCGGCGTCCCCCTGCTGCCGCCCGACGAGGTCGTCCGGCGCGCGGACCTGGTGCTGCTGGCGCTGCCCGACGACACCCTCGCGGGCATGCTGCGCGGCCTGGTGGCCACGGAGTCGCTGCGGGCGGGCCAGATCGTCGTGCACACCTCCGGCGCGCATGGCGTGGACGTCCTCGCGCCCGCCGCGGAGGCTGGCGCGCTGCCGCTGGCGCTGCACCCGGTGATGACCTTCACCGGCCGCCCGGAGGACCTCGAACGGCTGGCCACCGCCAGCATCGGCGTCACCGCGACGGCCGAGGACGAGGCGGCGTGGAACGTCGGCGAGGCGCTCGCGGTCGAGATGGGCGCCGAGCCGGTGCGCATCCCCGAGGCGGCCCGCGCGCTCTACCACGCGGCGCTGGCCCACGGCTCGAACCACCTGATGACCCTCGTCGCGGATTGCACGGAACTCCTCCGTCAGGCCGGAATCGGGCAAGCGGAACGACTCGTCGCACCGCTGCTGTCGGCGGCCCTGGATAATGTCCTTCGACACGGCGATCGGGCCTTCACCGGTCCGGTCGCGCGTGGTGACCTCGGCACCGTCCGCAAGCACCTCGCGGTGCTGACGGAGGCGTCGCCGGAGATCGCCCCCGCCTACCGGGCACTGGCCCGGCGCACGGCGGAGCGGTCCCGGGCCGCCGGACAGCTCGACCCGGCGGCCGCCACCGAGCTCACCGAACTTCTCGACGACCCCGCCGAAGGACAGAACCCGTGA